Proteins from a genomic interval of Arthrobacter sp. CAN_C5:
- a CDS encoding methionine ABC transporter ATP-binding protein — MITVSDLRKTYRQGTRTITALDGVSLTVPRGSIHGIIGHSGAGKSTLVRCLTLLDRPTSGSVTIDGRELTAVHDSQIRTARRRIGMVFQHANLLDSRTAAQNVAHPLELVKTPKAEIASTVARLLDLVGLAGFADAYPSQLSGGQKQRVGIARALASDPDVLLCDEPTSALDPTTTDDILDLIHNLTDTLGLTVLIITHEMNVVKRICDSVSLLEDGRVVEHGQLRDVAAQLDGKLSQALLPLPAHRPGDRPVLELLLAGEVASGPVLSDLGRQFDQRINVLAGSVETLADSRFGRLRIEVGELAPIDEMLEYLQSQGVSAKVA, encoded by the coding sequence ATGATCACCGTCTCCGACCTGCGCAAGACCTACCGGCAGGGCACCCGCACCATCACCGCCCTGGACGGCGTTTCCCTGACAGTGCCGCGAGGGTCGATCCACGGCATCATCGGGCACTCCGGTGCCGGAAAGTCCACGCTCGTCCGGTGTCTTACCCTCCTCGACCGTCCCACCTCCGGCTCGGTGACGATCGACGGCCGGGAACTCACCGCGGTCCACGATTCCCAGATTCGCACCGCCCGACGCCGGATCGGCATGGTGTTCCAGCATGCAAACCTGCTGGATTCGCGGACAGCCGCCCAGAATGTGGCCCATCCGCTGGAGCTGGTGAAGACTCCGAAGGCCGAAATCGCCAGCACCGTGGCACGGCTCCTGGATCTGGTGGGCCTGGCCGGTTTCGCCGATGCCTACCCCTCACAACTTTCCGGCGGCCAGAAACAGCGGGTCGGGATTGCGCGCGCCCTGGCCTCCGACCCGGATGTGCTGCTCTGCGACGAGCCCACCTCAGCCCTCGATCCGACGACCACCGATGACATCCTGGACCTGATCCACAATCTCACCGACACCCTCGGGCTGACTGTGCTGATCATCACCCACGAGATGAATGTCGTAAAGCGGATCTGCGATTCGGTCTCCCTGCTTGAGGATGGACGCGTCGTGGAGCACGGCCAACTGCGGGACGTCGCCGCCCAGCTTGATGGAAAGCTGTCGCAGGCCCTCCTGCCGTTACCGGCGCACCGGCCGGGTGACCGGCCAGTGCTTGAACTGCTGCTAGCCGGTGAGGTCGCCTCCGGGCCCGTACTGTCCGATCTTGGCCGCCAGTTCGATCAGAGGATCAATGTGCTGGCCGGGAGTGTGGAGACGCTTGCAGACAGCCGGTTTGGCCGGCTCCGCATTGAAGTCGGGGAACTGGCGCCCATCGACGAGATGCTCGAGTACCTGCAGTCCCAGGGCGTCTCGGCGAAGGTGGCGTAA
- a CDS encoding 3'-5' exonuclease, whose translation MDSWHHHPRAAFDLETTGRDPQQARIVTASILLVDGDGAVLEQHEWMADPGVEIPAEAAAIHGVSTERARRDGHPIQQVVGQISAVLGRLFAAGIPVLAFNARYDFTVLAREGSRHGVEVPLPFPVLDPYIMDKQADRFRRGKRTLTAMCEHYGVPFQNAHTSAADVLATLQVAAVLAVRFPHLQHPADALHASQVVWAARQAESFQEYLRRENPSAVVEGRWPAIAS comes from the coding sequence ATGGACAGTTGGCACCACCACCCACGCGCAGCATTTGACCTCGAAACCACCGGACGCGATCCGCAGCAGGCACGGATCGTGACCGCCTCGATCCTGCTTGTCGACGGCGACGGGGCGGTGCTGGAACAGCACGAGTGGATGGCTGACCCCGGCGTCGAGATTCCCGCCGAAGCCGCAGCCATCCACGGGGTCAGTACCGAACGAGCCCGCCGGGACGGTCACCCGATACAGCAGGTTGTTGGCCAGATCTCGGCAGTCCTCGGGCGGCTGTTCGCGGCGGGCATCCCGGTGCTCGCCTTCAACGCCCGCTATGATTTCACTGTGCTGGCCCGCGAAGGCTCACGTCACGGCGTGGAAGTGCCCCTTCCGTTCCCCGTGCTGGATCCCTACATCATGGACAAACAGGCGGATCGCTTCCGTCGCGGCAAACGGACCCTGACGGCCATGTGCGAGCACTATGGGGTGCCGTTTCAGAACGCCCACACCTCGGCCGCCGATGTGCTGGCCACGCTGCAGGTGGCAGCGGTCCTGGCTGTTCGTTTCCCCCACCTGCAACACCCGGCTGATGCGCTGCACGCATCGCAGGTGGTGTGGGCGGCGCGACAGGCTGAAAGCTTCCAGGAGTACCTCCGCCGCGAGAACCCGTCGGCAGTCGTCGAAGGGCGCTGGCCGGCGATCGCCTCCTAG
- a CDS encoding MGMT family protein: MRGDFAEAVYEVAGLIPAGLVLSYGDIAELLEMSGPRQVGAAMSRSGDGSPWWRVIRAGGQPPRGLSARALPCYEAEGTPLRSRGSDRAPSPDGYSIDMRAGRWQPTAQERAILDGIRDRLAAYSDPAADVTSVEVMAAEKTASKMSVARDELVP, from the coding sequence ATGCGCGGGGACTTTGCTGAGGCGGTGTACGAGGTGGCGGGGCTGATTCCCGCCGGCCTGGTGTTGTCCTACGGGGACATTGCCGAACTCCTGGAAATGTCCGGCCCGCGCCAGGTGGGGGCCGCGATGTCCCGATCCGGGGACGGCTCCCCATGGTGGCGGGTTATCCGCGCAGGCGGGCAACCACCCCGCGGCCTCAGCGCACGGGCGCTGCCCTGCTACGAAGCAGAAGGCACCCCGCTGCGCAGCAGGGGGTCGGACCGGGCACCGTCCCCAGACGGGTACTCGATCGACATGCGGGCAGGGCGCTGGCAGCCGACAGCCCAGGAGCGGGCCATCCTCGACGGCATCCGCGACCGCCTCGCGGCGTACTCTGACCCGGCTGCGGACGTCACGTCAGTGGAAGTCATGGCAGCGGAGAAGACGGCGTCGAAAATGTCAGTGGCCCGTGATGAGCTGGTGCCATGA
- a CDS encoding ATP-dependent DNA helicase, which translates to MNSIPRLVTAPDAAAPASALPQLSPEQLRVVELGAGSGPVLVLGGPGTGKSTVLIESAVRRINEEGLDPSTVLVLAPSRLGAARLRDALTARLNRSLSTAPARTWTSYAFDLIRRARIAGRMPELVRSPRLLSGAEQDLIIKELLDGHNRPGATALGWPDGLSLALGTRGFRQEVRELFDRISEYGMDPAELADLGRRFDRPDWTAGAQLYREYRDVVDLRMPEAFDPAGVLTAARHLLEFDEEFLDQERARLRLILVDDYQESNAAVHALLTLLARDRDVLVASCPDTVVHGFRGARPELTGRLAADLTGTTELHTVALTASHRLSGSLASAWQNVASRISVVGGAPVYRTLEPPTPGTGSVLAAGAAKVSAHLVDSSFHELRYVAQRILEAQLFGGRSLADIAVIVRTGAQVNEFQRYLTGQGIPVNVPAAERAIRDEPAVKPLLDLFGVVLGQLHLDAEVAVSLLCSRIGGAGTLELRRLRQSLRQEEVASGRGRTSDELLVEALTDARLLGTGLQGGTAARRICRMIAAGTAALDAPGANPETVLWALWEASGWSTKWADAAVAEGPSSVRADRDLDAVVALFQTAERFVDQVPGAPPARFLEYLTSQELPMDTLAPRAQKQESVALLTPASAAGRQWPVVIVAGIQEGIWPNLRLRGELLGSGELTALMDHGADFRRHRDPLILMQDIRFDELRSFSVAVSRAAEELICCAVASDVAQPSPFLDLVDPLPPGQLERSRTEVQRPLTLRALVAELRKYAQQAPTHPDLAAEAARHLGSMVNHSPAVPGAHPNGWWGLLDLSTTLPVAPVDQPIPVSPSKVDAVLKSPLNWFVSAAGGEPTMDFARSLGTLVHGIAQDYPEATGNQYVEELQRRWPSLGMKENWEGKIDFERAEQMVRKLAGYVLMMRKSGRSLVGTEVDFEVDLEVAVGDEQRVARLRGQIDRLEIDAEGRLVIVDLKTGKSSPSQTDLQQHPQLAAYQVALNEGALAGGQAAGSGGAALVQLGTTRKEAGVQQQPALSTDDRWAREMIEEAAGLMSAAQFDTIHDPKRSGHGGSGCRLPEICPLCPEGRQVTE; encoded by the coding sequence ATGAATTCGATACCACGGCTGGTGACGGCTCCGGACGCCGCGGCGCCCGCATCAGCACTACCCCAACTCAGCCCCGAGCAGCTCCGGGTCGTTGAGCTGGGTGCTGGCAGTGGCCCGGTGCTGGTCCTCGGCGGTCCAGGAACCGGCAAGTCAACTGTCCTGATCGAGTCGGCCGTGCGCAGGATCAACGAGGAGGGCCTCGACCCGTCGACAGTGTTGGTGCTGGCACCCTCGCGCCTGGGCGCCGCCCGGTTGCGTGATGCATTGACCGCCCGCCTGAACCGGAGTCTCAGCACTGCGCCGGCGAGGACCTGGACTTCCTACGCCTTTGATCTGATCCGTAGGGCACGGATCGCCGGCAGGATGCCGGAGCTGGTCCGCAGCCCCCGGCTCCTCTCGGGCGCTGAGCAGGACCTCATCATCAAGGAACTTCTGGACGGGCACAATCGCCCCGGGGCCACCGCGCTGGGCTGGCCGGACGGGCTGTCCCTGGCGCTGGGAACCAGGGGTTTCAGGCAAGAGGTCAGGGAGCTCTTCGACCGGATCAGCGAATACGGAATGGACCCGGCCGAGCTGGCCGATCTGGGACGCCGGTTCGACCGGCCCGACTGGACGGCGGGCGCGCAGCTGTACCGCGAGTACCGCGACGTCGTGGACCTACGGATGCCCGAGGCCTTCGACCCGGCCGGAGTGCTGACCGCCGCCCGGCACCTGCTGGAGTTCGATGAGGAGTTCCTCGATCAGGAGCGTGCCCGCCTGCGGCTGATACTGGTGGATGACTACCAGGAGTCCAACGCAGCCGTCCACGCATTGCTGACCCTGCTGGCCCGGGACCGCGACGTGCTGGTGGCGTCCTGCCCGGACACGGTGGTCCACGGATTCAGGGGTGCCCGCCCGGAGCTGACGGGGAGACTTGCCGCAGACCTGACGGGCACCACCGAACTCCACACCGTTGCGCTCACAGCCTCCCACCGGTTGTCGGGTTCACTTGCCAGTGCCTGGCAAAACGTCGCCTCCCGTATCTCGGTGGTGGGCGGCGCCCCGGTGTACCGGACGCTCGAGCCTCCTACCCCAGGCACAGGATCTGTCCTCGCCGCGGGAGCGGCAAAGGTATCAGCGCACCTGGTCGATTCCTCCTTCCACGAATTGCGGTACGTTGCCCAACGCATCCTTGAGGCACAGCTGTTCGGCGGGCGAAGCCTGGCCGACATCGCCGTGATCGTGCGGACCGGCGCACAGGTGAACGAGTTCCAGCGCTACCTGACGGGCCAGGGCATTCCCGTGAATGTCCCCGCCGCCGAGCGGGCCATCCGTGACGAGCCGGCGGTGAAGCCGCTTCTGGACCTTTTCGGCGTGGTGCTGGGTCAGCTCCACCTCGACGCCGAGGTGGCCGTTTCACTGCTCTGCTCGCGGATCGGGGGAGCAGGGACCCTGGAACTTCGTCGGCTCCGCCAGAGTCTCCGCCAGGAGGAAGTGGCGTCCGGCCGCGGACGTACCAGCGACGAACTGCTCGTGGAAGCCCTGACCGATGCCCGGCTGCTCGGCACCGGGCTGCAGGGCGGAACGGCGGCGCGGCGGATCTGTCGCATGATTGCCGCTGGAACCGCTGCGCTCGACGCACCCGGTGCCAACCCCGAGACGGTGTTGTGGGCTCTCTGGGAGGCCTCCGGGTGGTCCACCAAATGGGCCGACGCTGCGGTGGCGGAAGGGCCGTCGTCGGTCCGGGCGGACCGTGACCTCGACGCCGTCGTCGCACTTTTCCAGACCGCTGAACGGTTCGTCGACCAGGTCCCCGGTGCTCCGCCGGCACGATTCCTGGAATATCTGACCAGCCAAGAGCTTCCCATGGACACGCTGGCGCCGCGTGCCCAAAAGCAGGAGTCGGTCGCCTTACTCACTCCGGCCAGCGCTGCAGGCAGGCAGTGGCCAGTGGTTATCGTGGCGGGTATCCAGGAGGGGATCTGGCCGAACCTGCGGCTGCGGGGGGAGCTGCTGGGGTCGGGGGAGCTCACAGCGCTGATGGACCATGGAGCCGACTTCCGGCGGCACCGCGACCCGTTGATCCTGATGCAGGACATTCGCTTCGATGAACTGCGAAGCTTCTCGGTCGCCGTGTCACGGGCCGCCGAGGAGCTCATCTGTTGCGCTGTCGCTTCAGATGTCGCGCAGCCGTCCCCGTTCCTCGACCTGGTGGATCCGCTCCCGCCAGGGCAACTGGAGCGTTCCCGCACCGAGGTCCAGCGGCCCCTGACGCTCCGGGCCCTGGTGGCCGAACTCAGAAAGTATGCTCAGCAGGCTCCCACCCACCCCGACCTTGCAGCCGAAGCGGCGCGCCATCTGGGATCCATGGTCAATCATTCGCCTGCTGTACCCGGTGCCCATCCGAACGGGTGGTGGGGCCTGTTGGACCTCTCCACCACGTTGCCCGTCGCGCCGGTGGACCAACCGATTCCGGTGTCTCCCTCCAAGGTCGACGCCGTGTTGAAGTCACCGCTGAACTGGTTCGTCTCAGCCGCCGGTGGTGAACCGACGATGGACTTCGCCCGATCGCTGGGGACGCTGGTCCACGGGATCGCCCAGGACTATCCCGAGGCGACCGGAAACCAGTATGTCGAGGAGCTGCAGCGGCGGTGGCCATCCCTGGGAATGAAGGAGAATTGGGAAGGGAAGATCGATTTCGAACGGGCCGAACAGATGGTCCGGAAGCTCGCCGGCTACGTCCTGATGATGCGTAAGTCGGGCCGGTCGCTGGTCGGGACAGAGGTGGACTTCGAGGTCGATCTTGAGGTCGCTGTCGGGGACGAGCAGCGTGTCGCGCGGCTACGGGGACAGATCGACCGCCTGGAAATAGATGCCGAGGGCCGTCTGGTCATTGTGGACCTCAAGACGGGGAAATCCTCGCCGTCCCAGACGGACCTTCAACAGCACCCCCAGCTTGCTGCCTACCAGGTGGCCTTGAACGAGGGGGCGCTGGCGGGTGGGCAGGCCGCCGGATCCGGCGGTGCGGCACTGGTTCAGCTCGGCACCACCCGCAAGGAGGCGGGAGTTCAACAACAGCCAGCACTATCCACCGACGACCGGTGGGCGAGGGAAATGATTGAGGAGGCAGCGGGTCTGATGTCCGCAGCGCAGTTCGACACGATCCACGATCCGAAACGCTCGGGTCACGGCGGATCGGGGTGCAGGCTCCCCGAGATCTGTCCGCTGTGCCCAGAGGGTCGGCAGGTGACCGAATGA
- a CDS encoding ATP-dependent DNA helicase produces MTSPVAPTSVTTPTPADKAPESRPTPRFSARELAELLHQDPDSPVQYPTPDQVTIIEAPLEPLLVIAGAGSGKTKTMADRVVWLVANAQVRPEQILGVTFTKKAAGELSTRIRQQLAALYPALHAAGYDNADEDRLDPSVSTYHSYANAIVQDYGLRIGVERDSVLLGAAQAWQLSSAVVEAYEGEWEHFSAAKSTLVKAVLSMAGECAEHLVTPAEVRGILREQIAAVGELEYAAGTSRRPAQAVSKLLDKLRTRITVTELVEHYSDAKHSRRQLDFGDLVALAARIVSDIPEAVEMERRKFKVVLLDEFQDTSFAQMVLFSKLFGDGRAVTAVGDPHQSIYGFRGASAGQLGTFRHTFPLSVGEGLRPSPVANLSVAWRNGTSILAAANTVAAELNQTPSWLRSTTLFVPPLEPKPRAGVGQVYLGRFLCEATVAHQGGPLPGEAAMLADQVVQHRRRTFERGGDGRRLKPTVAVLCRGRRQFEPIRAELVQRGIPVQIIGLGGLLRTPEIVEVLAVLRVLGDPDRSDSLLRLLSSARWRIGAADIMALGDWARQLARRRLLSATGQGSGAEAAPGSGAVNEPNETVVLPDTVVLPDTVEAGSLVEAVDQLPPSDWISGSGRGLSAEGRTRLTRLRDELRVLRDFVGDDLTTLINEVERRILLDIEVAAKPEVGIHEARRNLDAFVEAVAGFSSTAERVDLAAFLAWLEAADAEEDGLPVTQLETNRDAVQLLTVHAAKGLEWDVVLVPGLNEGSFPSGSDSRWSSGDSAIPWNLRGDAAELPQWDWEQPDQVSWIASEKDFTGEARYHAEREERRLAYVAFTRAKYVLVCTSAAWGGGRTKPTPPSPYLTELRELAEQREPGFTLLNWLPEEDEGDTNPANSVLARAAWPADPLRSRRQGVETAASAVLAAAAEQMAGTGPDAAGTDAPSQTPGGRWAEETRLALARHSRHAVSSAVELPAHISASLLVELSDDPAAVARQLRRPVPRRPGMAARRGTAFHSWIEEYYGKSGMLDLGETPGADSHIDEALDLEEMIKTFKDSSWAQRVPVELEVPIETKVGSLVVRGRIDAVFSDGDGTWELVDWKTGNPPSREKLAVRSVQLALYRLAWARLKEVPLESVQAAFYYASTDTVIRPYDLADEAGLEDIIQRATAEPRAPHKGPARRATRG; encoded by the coding sequence ATGACCAGCCCGGTGGCCCCGACGAGTGTCACAACCCCGACCCCTGCCGACAAAGCGCCGGAGAGTCGCCCCACGCCGCGGTTCTCCGCCCGGGAGCTCGCCGAATTGCTGCACCAGGACCCGGACTCCCCGGTGCAGTACCCGACGCCCGACCAGGTCACGATCATTGAGGCACCCCTCGAACCGCTGCTCGTGATCGCGGGTGCCGGATCGGGCAAGACGAAGACAATGGCTGACCGCGTGGTCTGGCTCGTGGCGAACGCTCAGGTACGTCCCGAACAGATCCTGGGGGTGACCTTCACCAAGAAGGCGGCGGGGGAGCTGTCCACCCGGATTCGGCAGCAGCTCGCCGCCCTCTACCCGGCGCTGCACGCGGCCGGCTACGACAACGCCGACGAGGACCGCCTGGATCCCAGTGTCTCCACCTATCACTCCTATGCGAACGCCATCGTGCAGGACTACGGGCTACGGATCGGTGTGGAACGGGACTCGGTGCTGTTGGGGGCGGCACAGGCCTGGCAACTATCCAGTGCTGTGGTGGAGGCCTACGAAGGGGAGTGGGAACACTTCAGCGCCGCGAAGTCCACCCTGGTGAAGGCTGTCCTGTCGATGGCCGGGGAATGCGCTGAGCACCTGGTCACCCCCGCGGAGGTGCGGGGGATTCTTCGGGAACAGATCGCGGCCGTGGGCGAGCTGGAGTACGCGGCAGGTACGTCCCGCCGCCCGGCCCAGGCGGTATCGAAACTGTTGGACAAGCTGCGGACCCGGATTACCGTCACGGAGCTGGTCGAGCATTACTCCGACGCCAAGCACTCCCGCAGGCAACTCGACTTTGGAGATCTGGTGGCACTTGCGGCCCGGATTGTCAGTGACATTCCTGAGGCTGTCGAGATGGAGCGCCGCAAGTTCAAGGTGGTGCTGTTGGACGAGTTCCAGGACACCTCGTTTGCCCAGATGGTGTTGTTCTCCAAGCTTTTCGGGGACGGGCGGGCAGTCACCGCAGTGGGTGACCCCCACCAGTCGATCTACGGGTTTCGGGGAGCGTCGGCGGGCCAGCTCGGCACCTTCCGCCACACGTTCCCGCTGAGTGTCGGTGAGGGACTCCGTCCGTCACCGGTGGCCAATCTTTCGGTCGCCTGGCGCAACGGGACCAGTATCCTCGCTGCAGCGAACACCGTCGCCGCGGAACTCAACCAGACCCCCAGCTGGCTCCGATCCACCACGCTGTTCGTTCCCCCACTCGAACCCAAACCTCGGGCAGGCGTGGGCCAGGTGTATCTGGGCCGGTTTCTCTGCGAAGCGACAGTGGCACATCAGGGTGGCCCGCTTCCCGGTGAGGCAGCAATGCTTGCGGACCAGGTGGTCCAGCACCGGCGTCGAACGTTCGAGCGCGGCGGGGACGGCCGCCGGCTCAAACCAACCGTGGCGGTGCTCTGTCGCGGGCGTCGGCAGTTTGAGCCCATCAGGGCCGAACTTGTTCAGCGCGGGATCCCCGTCCAGATCATCGGGCTGGGCGGACTGCTCCGCACCCCCGAAATTGTGGAGGTGCTGGCTGTCCTGAGGGTACTCGGCGATCCGGACCGGTCGGACTCGCTGCTCCGGTTGCTCTCCAGCGCGCGGTGGCGGATCGGTGCCGCAGACATCATGGCCCTCGGGGACTGGGCCAGGCAGCTGGCCAGACGCAGACTTTTATCGGCGACCGGCCAGGGTTCCGGCGCTGAGGCAGCGCCCGGCTCGGGGGCCGTCAATGAGCCGAACGAGACGGTGGTCCTGCCCGACACGGTGGTCCTGCCCGACACAGTGGAAGCGGGCAGCCTGGTCGAGGCGGTCGACCAGCTTCCGCCGAGCGACTGGATCTCGGGAAGCGGCCGCGGGTTGAGCGCCGAGGGTCGTACCCGCCTGACCCGGCTCCGCGATGAGCTGCGGGTTCTCAGGGATTTCGTCGGTGATGACCTCACCACCCTGATCAACGAGGTGGAACGCCGGATCCTCCTCGACATCGAGGTGGCCGCAAAGCCCGAGGTCGGTATCCACGAGGCCCGGCGGAATCTTGATGCATTTGTCGAAGCGGTGGCCGGGTTCAGCTCGACCGCCGAACGGGTTGACCTCGCGGCCTTCCTGGCATGGCTTGAGGCGGCTGACGCCGAAGAGGACGGCCTGCCCGTCACCCAGTTGGAGACCAACCGGGACGCCGTGCAACTCTTGACGGTGCACGCAGCGAAGGGGCTGGAATGGGACGTCGTGCTCGTCCCGGGCCTCAACGAAGGGTCCTTCCCCAGTGGGTCGGACTCCCGGTGGAGCAGCGGCGATTCGGCGATCCCCTGGAATCTCCGTGGAGACGCTGCCGAGCTTCCACAGTGGGATTGGGAACAGCCTGACCAGGTGTCCTGGATCGCCAGTGAGAAAGACTTCACCGGGGAGGCCCGCTACCACGCCGAGAGGGAAGAACGCCGGCTCGCCTATGTGGCCTTCACCCGAGCGAAGTACGTCCTGGTCTGCACCTCGGCGGCATGGGGTGGGGGTCGGACCAAACCCACGCCGCCGTCGCCGTATCTCACCGAGCTGCGGGAACTCGCCGAGCAGCGTGAGCCTGGCTTCACTCTCCTGAACTGGCTGCCCGAGGAGGATGAGGGGGACACGAATCCAGCGAACTCAGTGCTGGCGCGGGCTGCGTGGCCCGCGGATCCCCTGCGTTCGCGGCGGCAGGGAGTCGAGACAGCTGCGTCAGCGGTTCTCGCCGCAGCTGCCGAGCAGATGGCAGGTACGGGTCCGGACGCCGCCGGTACTGACGCCCCATCGCAGACCCCAGGCGGCCGCTGGGCCGAGGAAACCCGGCTGGCACTCGCCCGGCATTCGCGCCACGCGGTGAGTTCTGCCGTGGAACTGCCCGCGCATATATCGGCGTCGTTGCTGGTGGAACTCTCCGACGATCCAGCCGCCGTCGCACGCCAGCTTCGGCGGCCGGTACCGCGGCGTCCCGGAATGGCCGCGCGTCGTGGCACTGCCTTCCACTCCTGGATCGAGGAGTACTACGGTAAGAGCGGCATGCTGGACCTCGGCGAGACCCCGGGCGCGGACTCGCACATTGACGAGGCGCTCGATCTGGAGGAGATGATCAAGACGTTCAAGGACTCCAGCTGGGCGCAGCGGGTGCCGGTGGAGCTTGAAGTGCCGATTGAAACGAAGGTGGGTTCCCTGGTGGTCCGGGGCCGGATCGACGCAGTGTTCAGCGACGGCGATGGCACCTGGGAATTGGTCGATTGGAAAACCGGTAACCCTCCGTCGCGGGAGAAACTCGCTGTCCGATCGGTGCAGCTAGCGCTCTACCGGCTGGCCTGGGCACGGCTGAAGGAGGTTCCCCTGGAATCGGTCCAGGCAGCGTTCTACTATGCGAGCACGGACACCGTCATTCGTCCCTACGACCTGGCTGACGAGGCGGGACTGGAGGACATCATTCAGCGGGCGACGGCCGAACCCCGGGCTCCCCACAAGGGGCCGGCCCGGCGGGCCACACGAGGCTAG